Proteins encoded by one window of Synechococcus sp. WH 7805:
- the gltX gene encoding glutamate--tRNA ligase — protein MVRVRLAPSPTGTLHIGTARTAVFNWLFARNKNGRFLLRIEDTDKERSKPEFTQNILEGLQWLGIDWDGDPVIQSEQAENHRNAIQSLLDQGLAYRCYASEEELEVMRAQQKASNQAPRYDNRHRNLTPQQEAAFQAEGREAVIRFRIDEHRDIRWNDLVRGPMLWRGADLGGDMVVARRAPADRIGDPLYNLVVVVDDASMAISHVIRGEDHIANTAKQLLLYEALSLQIPAFAHAPLILNPEGRKLSKRDGVTSINDFREMGYTPEALANYMTLLGWSVPEGMNEIFTLDAAAKVFDFDRVNKAGAKFDWDKLNWLNAQVLHGWEPSRLLNALSPLWADQGWTIPDPNGWALSLVELLGPSLTLLNDGVDQARPFFMEPALEEDALKQLAQEGAKPCLQALLSTLDQAPWPGDSMDQAQEILKSAATTAGVKKGVLMKSLRAALLGRLQGPDLLTTWSLLAKIGQDLPRLRRCL, from the coding sequence ATGGTTCGCGTACGTCTGGCTCCCAGCCCTACGGGAACGCTTCACATCGGCACGGCCCGTACCGCAGTCTTTAACTGGTTATTCGCGCGGAACAAGAACGGCAGGTTTTTGCTTCGCATTGAAGACACCGACAAGGAACGATCCAAGCCGGAATTCACCCAGAACATCCTCGAGGGCCTCCAATGGCTAGGCATTGACTGGGACGGCGACCCGGTGATCCAAAGCGAGCAAGCCGAAAACCATCGCAACGCGATTCAAAGTCTTTTGGATCAAGGGTTGGCCTACCGCTGCTACGCCAGCGAAGAGGAACTGGAGGTCATGCGTGCCCAGCAGAAAGCGAGCAACCAGGCCCCCCGATACGACAATCGGCATCGCAATCTCACGCCGCAGCAGGAAGCAGCCTTCCAGGCCGAAGGGCGAGAAGCCGTGATCCGTTTCCGCATCGATGAACATCGCGACATTCGCTGGAATGATCTCGTGCGTGGTCCGATGCTTTGGCGTGGTGCCGACCTCGGTGGTGACATGGTGGTGGCCAGAAGGGCTCCTGCCGATCGGATCGGAGATCCGCTTTACAACCTGGTGGTCGTGGTTGACGACGCCTCGATGGCCATCAGTCATGTCATCCGAGGGGAAGATCACATTGCCAATACCGCCAAACAGCTGCTTCTCTACGAAGCGCTGTCCTTGCAGATCCCGGCATTCGCCCATGCACCCCTGATCCTCAATCCCGAGGGGCGCAAGCTGTCGAAACGCGATGGGGTCACCTCCATCAACGACTTCCGTGAGATGGGTTATACCCCGGAAGCACTTGCGAACTACATGACCCTGCTGGGCTGGTCGGTTCCTGAGGGCATGAATGAGATCTTCACGCTCGACGCAGCCGCCAAGGTCTTCGATTTCGATCGCGTCAACAAAGCCGGCGCCAAGTTCGACTGGGACAAATTGAACTGGCTGAATGCCCAGGTTCTCCACGGCTGGGAGCCTTCCAGGCTTTTAAACGCGCTCTCACCGCTCTGGGCCGATCAAGGCTGGACGATCCCCGATCCCAATGGATGGGCACTGTCCTTGGTGGAGCTGCTCGGGCCATCTCTGACACTCCTGAACGATGGTGTGGATCAGGCCAGACCCTTTTTCATGGAACCTGCTCTGGAGGAGGACGCCCTCAAACAGCTCGCCCAAGAGGGTGCAAAACCCTGTCTACAGGCCCTTCTAAGCACCCTGGATCAAGCACCCTGGCCTGGCGACTCCATGGACCAAGCCCAGGAGATCCTGAAAAGCGCTGCCACCACCGCAGGAGTGAAGAAAGGGGTCTTGATGAAAAGCCTCAGGGCAGCCCTACTGGGCCGACTGCAGGGACCAGACCTCCTCACCACCTGGTCTCTCCTAGCGAAGATCGGTCAGGATCTCCCTCGTTTACGGCGCTGCCTCTGA
- a CDS encoding SDR family oxidoreductase codes for MPQFIAMAQTNNTSPQIGVGPKGWQGKRVGITGANGELGRALTEQLRARGAWVVGISHRARVETHSPLQAAQDWVCWCSGEEAALDPTLRDLDVLVLNHGINPGGDQAPEILTKALEINALSHWRLIQRFEQICVEDSLRPRELWVNTSEAEIQPALSPGYELSKRLIGQLVSLRWSVPERRQSGLPLLRKLVLGPFRSTLNPIGVLSAAFVAKQVLVQVQLGLPLIVVSPNPFTYVVMPLTELGRWLYNRTLRINHPDP; via the coding sequence ATGCCCCAGTTCATCGCGATGGCACAGACCAACAACACCTCTCCTCAGATCGGTGTGGGTCCCAAGGGGTGGCAAGGGAAACGGGTGGGAATCACCGGCGCGAACGGTGAACTGGGGCGCGCCCTCACAGAGCAATTGAGGGCACGCGGTGCATGGGTGGTTGGCATCAGTCACCGCGCCAGAGTCGAGACACATTCGCCACTGCAGGCTGCACAAGATTGGGTGTGCTGGTGCAGTGGTGAGGAAGCGGCTCTCGATCCGACCCTGCGAGATCTGGATGTGCTGGTGCTCAACCATGGCATCAACCCTGGTGGGGATCAGGCTCCTGAAATCTTGACCAAGGCGCTGGAGATCAATGCCCTCAGCCATTGGCGCCTGATCCAGCGTTTCGAGCAGATTTGTGTCGAAGACTCCCTACGGCCAAGGGAACTGTGGGTCAACACCTCAGAAGCTGAAATCCAACCAGCTCTCAGTCCCGGCTATGAATTGAGCAAAAGGCTGATCGGACAGTTGGTCAGCCTGCGCTGGAGTGTCCCCGAACGCCGTCAATCGGGCCTCCCTCTCCTCCGGAAGTTGGTGCTTGGGCCTTTTCGCTCGACCCTCAATCCAATCGGTGTGTTGTCAGCTGCCTTCGTGGCTAAACAGGTTCTTGTTCAAGTGCAACTAGGGCTTCCACTCATCGTGGTCTCACCGAATCCGTTCACCTATGTGGTGATGCCCTTAACAGAGCTTGGCCGCTGGCTTTACAACAGAACCTTGAGGATCAATCACCCCGATCCGTAA
- the rplS gene encoding 50S ribosomal protein L19, whose protein sequence is MAADPNDTSAKESATATTDGAVENNGADTAVAESTKESSPTVSTVRLKPAELIREFETAQLKTDLPEIYVGDTVRVGVRISEGNKERVQPYEGVVIAKRHGGLNQTITVRRIFQGIGVERVFMLHSPQVASIKVERRGKVRRAKLFYLRERVGKATRVKQRFDR, encoded by the coding sequence ATGGCAGCGGATCCCAACGACACTTCTGCAAAGGAGAGCGCAACAGCGACGACGGATGGCGCTGTCGAGAACAACGGTGCTGATACTGCAGTTGCAGAGTCGACAAAAGAGTCATCACCCACGGTGAGCACGGTTCGCCTTAAGCCGGCGGAGCTGATCCGGGAATTCGAAACAGCTCAGCTGAAAACCGATCTCCCTGAGATCTACGTTGGCGACACCGTTCGTGTCGGTGTGCGGATCAGCGAGGGCAATAAGGAACGTGTTCAGCCTTACGAGGGCGTGGTGATTGCCAAGCGCCATGGCGGCTTGAATCAAACCATTACTGTGCGCCGGATTTTCCAGGGTATTGGCGTCGAAAGAGTCTTCATGCTGCATAGTCCGCAGGTTGCCTCCATCAAGGTTGAACGTCGCGGTAAAGTAAGGAGGGCGAAGCTTTTCTATCTGCGGGAACGGGTGGGCAAGGCCACCCGCGTGAAGCAGCGCTTCGATCGCTGA
- the ebsA gene encoding type IV pilus biogenesis protein EbsA has translation MTLSGLSWEAQLALFAPYCGGLEMESSLREALVLLPSGEHVGERTLVGAPAHRFSLRWDPVQAPLELTRCVLQFENHPEVDYRFECPAHHLLNWLMEGPLQGRGTDLPDSFWQWLLLKRLADERPL, from the coding sequence ATGACCTTGTCTGGCCTGTCCTGGGAGGCTCAGTTGGCGCTCTTTGCTCCCTACTGCGGGGGGCTGGAGATGGAGTCATCGCTCCGGGAGGCGCTGGTCCTGCTGCCGTCAGGGGAGCATGTCGGTGAACGGACGCTGGTTGGTGCCCCCGCGCATCGGTTTTCTCTTCGCTGGGATCCAGTGCAGGCTCCGCTGGAGCTCACTCGCTGCGTTCTTCAGTTTGAGAACCATCCCGAGGTTGACTATCGATTCGAGTGTCCAGCCCATCATCTGTTGAACTGGTTGATGGAAGGACCGCTGCAGGGTCGAGGAACTGATCTTCCTGACAGCTTTTGGCAATGGCTCCTTCTCAAGAGGCTCGCGGACGAGAGACCCCTTTAA
- a CDS encoding hyperconserved protein Hcp, producing the protein MELDLQPGDVVKVLESAALGWVRARVIRVKSGGRVVVQSDQGREFTARGNQVRLIEPAGFRP; encoded by the coding sequence ATGGAGTTGGATCTTCAACCTGGTGATGTGGTCAAGGTGCTCGAATCAGCCGCACTAGGCTGGGTTCGAGCACGTGTGATTCGTGTCAAATCTGGTGGTCGTGTCGTTGTTCAGAGCGATCAAGGTCGCGAATTTACAGCCCGCGGCAATCAAGTTCGGCTCATCGAGCCCGCAGGTTTCCGTCCCTAA
- a CDS encoding NfeD family protein translates to MLPFGVPLAWLLLAGLLLAIELSQPSFDGLMVAVLGGLILSVLTALAPVPIWLQFSLFLLITVTGTVWLSRWSSGRTPSPSRHRLNGDMAEVLGSISPGGEGRVRWHGQSWAASSLDLERPLAPGDQVLVMGREGTHLQVLPITALR, encoded by the coding sequence ATGCTTCCCTTTGGAGTCCCCCTGGCTTGGCTCCTGCTGGCAGGACTTTTGCTGGCGATCGAGTTATCACAACCGAGCTTCGATGGTCTGATGGTTGCCGTACTGGGAGGACTGATCCTTTCGGTGCTCACGGCTCTGGCCCCTGTGCCGATCTGGCTCCAGTTCAGCCTCTTTCTTTTGATCACCGTAACGGGGACCGTCTGGCTCAGCCGCTGGTCCTCCGGACGCACGCCGTCTCCAAGCCGCCACAGGCTGAACGGAGACATGGCTGAAGTCCTTGGTTCTATCAGTCCAGGTGGGGAAGGCCGAGTGCGTTGGCATGGCCAGAGTTGGGCAGCCAGTTCCCTTGATCTGGAGCGGCCTCTGGCTCCAGGAGATCAGGTTCTAGTGATGGGGCGTGAAGGAACCCATCTTCAGGTTCTTCCGATCACAGCCCTGCGCTGA
- a CDS encoding phosphotransacetylase family protein, producing the protein MGSTLLIGSCEPFSGKSALVLGLARHLLSAGERVRFGKPLATSFDWVPEQGDLPDPLIDDDVRFVGETLGLEDQELIPSLHLLSPFTAENRLAQGMLTAGDGLDHLRKQLLGFDGGVTLLEAAGNLHEGLLYGLSLVQLANELDAPVVLVHLWQDSCSVDALLAAKTQLGDRLRGVVLNAVTPDEVEGLEREVVPALQGLGLTVFGVMPRSPLLRSVTVGELVRRLDARVICCPEKLELLVETLSIGAMNVNSAMEFFRRRRNMAVVTGADRTDIQLAALEASTQCLILTGAGEPLPQLINRADELEVPLLKVEHDTLATVEVIEQAFGHVRLHEAVKATYAFRLVEEHCRLSDLTKAVGLA; encoded by the coding sequence ATGGGCTCCACGCTGCTGATCGGATCCTGTGAACCCTTCAGTGGCAAATCAGCCCTTGTGTTGGGCCTGGCACGCCACCTGCTCTCTGCAGGAGAGCGCGTTCGGTTTGGGAAACCCCTGGCCACCAGTTTCGATTGGGTGCCTGAACAGGGTGACTTGCCTGATCCTCTGATTGACGACGATGTGCGTTTCGTGGGCGAGACCCTTGGTCTTGAAGATCAGGAGCTAATTCCTTCGCTGCATCTTCTGTCGCCGTTCACAGCAGAGAACCGTTTGGCGCAGGGCATGTTGACCGCTGGTGATGGCTTGGATCATCTCCGCAAGCAACTCCTTGGTTTTGACGGTGGGGTGACCCTCCTTGAGGCTGCAGGCAACCTGCACGAAGGACTTCTGTATGGCTTGAGCCTCGTACAGCTGGCCAATGAACTCGATGCTCCTGTGGTGCTGGTGCATCTGTGGCAAGACAGCTGCAGTGTGGATGCTCTCCTTGCCGCTAAAACGCAATTGGGGGATCGCCTGCGTGGGGTGGTTCTGAACGCTGTCACCCCCGACGAAGTGGAGGGACTTGAGCGCGAGGTGGTGCCAGCTCTTCAGGGGCTGGGACTCACTGTGTTCGGGGTCATGCCCCGTTCACCTCTGTTACGCAGCGTCACGGTGGGAGAGCTGGTCCGTCGATTGGATGCGCGGGTGATCTGCTGCCCCGAAAAGCTTGAGTTGCTGGTCGAAACCCTCAGCATCGGTGCCATGAATGTGAACTCAGCCATGGAGTTCTTCAGGCGTCGCCGCAATATGGCTGTTGTTACAGGTGCTGACCGCACCGACATTCAGCTGGCTGCCCTGGAAGCTTCCACCCAGTGCCTCATCCTCACGGGAGCCGGCGAACCTCTGCCGCAGCTGATTAATCGGGCTGATGAACTCGAGGTTCCTTTGCTCAAGGTGGAACACGACACTCTGGCCACTGTTGAAGTGATTGAGCAGGCTTTCGGTCACGTTCGGCTGCATGAGGCGGTCAAAGCCACGTATGCCTTTCGCCTGGTGGAGGAACATTGCCGGTTGAGCGATCTCACCAAGGCGGTAGGGCTCGCGTAA
- the map gene encoding type I methionyl aminopeptidase, whose product MNLFADLLASAQSGSVTATGPRIQQRRGVEIKSARELKIMAKASRIVATVLREIMDLVEPGQTTGDLDAHAERRIREMGATPSFKGYHGFPASICASINNEVVHGIPSSKRVIKAGDLLKVDTGAFFEGYHGDSCVTICVGDVSEEAATLSRVAQESLLAGLAQIRAGNTLLDIAGAVEDRVREGGFSVVEDYTGHGVGRNLHEEPSVFNFRTDALPNVKLRPGMTLAVEPILNAGSKDCRTLKDRWTVVTRDGRMSAQWEHTIVVTSDGCEILTDRGD is encoded by the coding sequence ATGAACTTGTTCGCAGATCTTCTGGCCTCAGCCCAGAGCGGCTCCGTCACAGCGACAGGCCCACGCATTCAGCAGCGCCGAGGGGTGGAGATCAAATCGGCACGCGAACTCAAGATCATGGCGAAAGCCAGCCGAATCGTGGCCACGGTGCTCAGGGAAATCATGGACCTGGTGGAACCAGGCCAGACCACTGGCGATCTCGATGCCCATGCCGAACGGAGAATTCGCGAGATGGGCGCTACCCCAAGCTTTAAGGGGTATCACGGCTTTCCCGCCAGCATTTGCGCCAGCATCAACAATGAAGTCGTTCACGGCATTCCCAGCAGTAAGCGGGTGATCAAGGCCGGAGATCTCCTGAAAGTGGATACAGGGGCTTTTTTTGAGGGTTACCACGGCGACAGCTGCGTCACCATCTGTGTGGGTGACGTCAGCGAGGAAGCAGCCACCCTGAGCCGTGTCGCCCAAGAATCACTTCTGGCTGGACTCGCGCAGATCCGTGCCGGCAACACCCTTCTCGATATTGCCGGAGCGGTCGAAGACCGTGTTCGTGAAGGTGGCTTCAGTGTTGTGGAGGACTACACGGGGCACGGCGTTGGTCGCAATCTTCATGAGGAGCCGTCCGTTTTCAATTTCCGAACCGACGCCCTGCCCAATGTGAAGCTCAGGCCAGGAATGACGCTTGCCGTTGAACCGATCCTCAATGCCGGTAGTAAGGATTGCCGCACCCTCAAGGATCGCTGGACCGTGGTGACCCGTGATGGACGAATGTCGGCCCAATGGGAACACACCATCGTGGTGACTTCAGACGGTTGTGAAATTCTTACGGATCGGGGTGATTGA